From a single Streptomyces sp. NBC_00377 genomic region:
- the efeU gene encoding iron uptake transporter permease EfeU, with product MFSNYLIGLREGLEASLVVCILIAYLVKTDRRDALKPVWAGIGIAVLIAMGFGCVLEFGSQELTFQAQEALGGSLSILAVGLVTWMVFWMRRTARHLKSELHGKLDAALAMGTGALVATAFLAVGREGLETALFVWASVHAAGDGTPRPLIGVALGLATAVLLGWLFYRGALRINLAKFFTWTGGMLVVVAAGVLAYGVHDLQEADLIPGLNRLAFDITGTIPPDSWYGTLLKGVFNFQPDPTVLQVTVWLLYLVPTLALFLAPVGFASGKGKVKSPDEHGTRTRADDRDSAQSKAPRA from the coding sequence GTGTTCTCCAACTACCTGATCGGACTGCGCGAGGGCCTCGAGGCCAGTCTCGTCGTCTGCATCCTCATCGCCTACCTGGTGAAGACGGACCGCAGGGACGCGCTCAAGCCGGTCTGGGCCGGTATCGGCATCGCGGTGCTCATCGCGATGGGTTTCGGCTGCGTCCTCGAATTCGGCTCCCAGGAACTGACGTTCCAGGCGCAGGAGGCGCTCGGCGGCTCCCTGTCCATCCTCGCGGTCGGCCTGGTCACCTGGATGGTGTTCTGGATGCGGCGCACCGCCCGGCACCTGAAGTCGGAGCTGCACGGCAAGCTGGACGCGGCGCTCGCGATGGGCACCGGCGCGCTGGTGGCCACCGCGTTCCTCGCCGTCGGCCGGGAGGGCCTGGAGACGGCCCTGTTCGTGTGGGCGTCGGTGCACGCGGCCGGCGACGGCACCCCGCGGCCGCTGATCGGTGTGGCCCTGGGCCTGGCGACAGCCGTCCTGCTGGGCTGGCTGTTCTACCGCGGAGCGCTGCGGATCAACCTGGCGAAGTTCTTCACCTGGACGGGCGGCATGCTCGTCGTGGTGGCCGCCGGCGTGCTGGCGTACGGCGTCCACGACCTCCAGGAGGCCGATCTGATCCCGGGGTTGAACCGTCTCGCCTTCGACATCACCGGCACGATCCCCCCGGACAGCTGGTACGGCACGCTGCTGAAGGGCGTGTTCAACTTCCAGCCCGATCCGACCGTCCTCCAGGTCACGGTGTGGCTGCTCTACCTGGTGCCGACACTCGCGCTGTTCCTCGCCCCGGTAGGGTTCGCCTCCGGGAAGGGGAAGGTGAAGTCACCTGATGAGCACGGAACGCGAACGCGGGCTGACGACCGGGATTCCGCGCAGTCGAAGGCTCCGCGGGCGTGA
- a CDS encoding site-2 protease family protein gives MTTATTRSAERRISPVFLGILAVTAVTGWATWTGFAEQPGVAVFLFVTAAWIVSLCLHEYAHARTALHSGDITVGAKGYLSLNPLAYTHALLSVVLPVLFVIMGGIGLPGGAVFIERGRIRGRWRHSLISAAGPLTNVLFAVVCTAPFWLDALDGVPADFRFALAFLALLQVTAAILNFLPVPGLDGYGVIEPWLSYGVKRQVEPFAPFGLLFVFALLWVPAVNGVFFDMIDAVLRGLGIGDFETYCGQSLYRFWEGTNDFCAVSR, from the coding sequence ATGACCACCGCCACCACCCGCAGTGCCGAGCGGAGGATCAGTCCGGTCTTCCTCGGCATCCTGGCCGTGACCGCGGTCACCGGCTGGGCGACCTGGACGGGCTTCGCCGAGCAGCCGGGCGTGGCGGTGTTCCTGTTCGTGACGGCCGCCTGGATCGTGTCCCTGTGCCTGCACGAGTACGCACACGCCCGTACCGCGCTGCACTCGGGGGACATCACCGTCGGAGCCAAGGGCTACCTGAGCCTCAATCCTCTCGCGTACACCCACGCCCTGCTCAGCGTCGTGCTGCCGGTGCTGTTCGTGATCATGGGCGGGATCGGTCTGCCGGGCGGCGCCGTCTTCATCGAGCGAGGGCGGATCAGGGGCCGGTGGCGGCACAGTCTGATCTCGGCGGCCGGTCCGCTGACGAACGTGCTGTTCGCGGTGGTGTGCACCGCGCCGTTCTGGCTGGACGCGCTGGACGGAGTGCCGGCCGACTTCCGGTTCGCGCTCGCCTTCCTCGCCCTGCTCCAGGTCACGGCGGCGATCCTGAACTTCCTTCCGGTGCCCGGTCTGGACGGCTACGGGGTCATCGAGCCCTGGCTGTCGTACGGGGTCAAGCGGCAGGTGGAGCCGTTCGCGCCGTTCGGCCTGCTGTTCGTGTTCGCGCTGCTGTGGGTGCCGGCGGTCAACGGCGTGTTCTTCGACATGATCGACGCCGTGCTGCGCGGCCTCGGGATCGGCGACTTCGAGACGTACTGCGGTCAGTCGCTGTACCGCTTCTGGGAGGGCACGAACGACTTCTGCGCGGTCAGCCGCTGA
- a CDS encoding bifunctional DNA primase/polymerase — MSAEFGGRTGLWGKLSEWLRSGPAEAADEGGREALLLAAAGAGLPLAPAAHPAPGYGCSCDRVGCPTPARHPVSFGWQTQSTTDRAQIEHWARQQPEANFITATGMTHDVLDVPLEAGRQALERLLDSGVEVGPVAESDDGRMLFFTLTRGTPEDEDEWWPCELDCHPETMDEHPGLRWHCRGSYVLVPPARLPGDDGRTVHWFRGPEHPLPDPLTLLETLTDACARHADQEPDHTNTPWPSHH, encoded by the coding sequence ATGAGCGCGGAGTTCGGCGGCCGGACCGGCCTGTGGGGCAAACTCTCGGAATGGCTGCGCAGCGGCCCGGCCGAAGCCGCCGACGAGGGCGGCCGTGAGGCCCTGCTGCTGGCCGCCGCCGGTGCGGGACTCCCGCTGGCGCCCGCCGCGCACCCGGCCCCCGGCTACGGATGCTCCTGCGACCGGGTCGGCTGTCCGACCCCGGCCCGGCACCCGGTGTCCTTCGGCTGGCAGACGCAGTCCACCACCGACCGCGCGCAGATCGAACACTGGGCCCGCCAGCAGCCGGAGGCCAACTTCATCACCGCCACCGGCATGACGCACGACGTGCTCGACGTGCCGCTGGAGGCGGGCCGGCAGGCGCTGGAGCGGCTCCTCGACTCCGGCGTCGAGGTCGGCCCGGTCGCCGAGAGCGACGACGGCCGGATGCTCTTCTTCACCCTCACCCGCGGCACCCCCGAGGACGAGGACGAGTGGTGGCCGTGCGAGCTGGACTGCCACCCGGAGACCATGGACGAGCACCCCGGCCTGCGCTGGCACTGCCGCGGCTCCTACGTCCTGGTACCGCCCGCCCGGCTGCCCGGCGACGACGGCCGGACCGTGCACTGGTTCCGCGGCCCCGAGCACCCGCTGCCCGACCCGCTGACCCTCCTCGAAACCCTCACGGACGCCTGCGCCCGCCACGCGGACCAAGAGCCCGACCACACCAACACCCCCTGGCCCTCCCACCACTGA
- a CDS encoding PhzF family phenazine biosynthesis protein — translation MTDYDVLRVFCAPNGGYGNELGVVREGSVLPDREDRQDLAAKLGFGETVFVDDPERGIIDVYTPTRRLPFADHSCVGVAWLLDVPELVTPAGAVGTRLDGEFTWIEARAEWAPPCVFRQYATAAEVDDLPLPTPGAASAAEFPSGEVPGTLYAWAWEDEPAGRIRARGFPSREGVDEDEATGAAALLLTERLGRALNITQGAGSQILTAPQPFGWVEIGGRVFLER, via the coding sequence GTGACTGATTACGACGTGCTCCGCGTCTTCTGCGCGCCGAACGGCGGCTACGGCAACGAACTGGGCGTGGTCCGCGAAGGCTCGGTGCTGCCGGACCGCGAGGACCGCCAGGACCTCGCCGCGAAACTCGGCTTCGGCGAGACGGTGTTCGTCGACGACCCCGAGCGCGGAATCATCGACGTCTACACGCCCACCCGGCGTCTCCCCTTCGCCGACCACTCGTGCGTGGGCGTCGCCTGGCTGCTCGACGTGCCCGAACTCGTCACGCCGGCCGGCGCCGTGGGCACCCGCCTGGACGGCGAGTTCACCTGGATCGAGGCGCGCGCGGAGTGGGCCCCGCCGTGCGTGTTCCGCCAGTACGCCACCGCCGCCGAGGTGGACGACCTGCCCCTGCCGACGCCCGGCGCGGCAAGCGCGGCCGAGTTCCCGTCGGGCGAGGTTCCCGGGACCCTCTACGCCTGGGCCTGGGAGGACGAGCCGGCCGGCCGGATCCGCGCCCGCGGCTTCCCCTCGCGCGAGGGTGTCGACGAGGACGAGGCGACGGGCGCGGCGGCGCTCCTGCTCACCGAGCGGCTCGGCCGCGCCCTGAACATCACCCAGGGCGCGGGCTCCCAGATCCTGACGGCGCCGCAGCCGTTCGGGTGGGTGGAGATCGGCGGCAGGGTGTTCCTGGAGCGCTGA
- the npdG gene encoding NADPH-dependent F420 reductase, giving the protein MTSTDSAQNAPSATPAKAPTKDPWDLPDVSGLVVGVLGGTGPQGKGLAYRLAKAGQKVIIGSRAADRAQAAADELGHGVEGADNAETARRSDIVIVAVPWDGHGKTLESLREELAGKLVVDCVNPLGFDKKGAYALKPEEGSAAEQAAALLPDSRVAAAFHHLSAVLLQDPEIEEIDTDVMVLGEERADVEIVQALAGRIPGMRGVFAGRLRNAHQVESLVANLISVNRRYKAHAGLRVTDV; this is encoded by the coding sequence ATGACCTCTACCGACAGTGCACAGAACGCCCCCTCGGCCACCCCGGCGAAGGCTCCCACCAAGGACCCGTGGGACCTCCCCGACGTCTCCGGACTGGTCGTCGGCGTGCTCGGCGGGACCGGCCCGCAGGGCAAGGGGCTCGCCTACCGGCTCGCCAAGGCCGGCCAGAAGGTGATCATCGGTTCGCGTGCCGCCGACCGCGCCCAGGCTGCCGCCGACGAGCTCGGGCACGGTGTCGAGGGCGCCGACAACGCCGAGACCGCCCGCCGCAGCGACATCGTGATCGTCGCCGTGCCGTGGGACGGCCACGGCAAGACCCTGGAGTCCCTGCGCGAGGAACTGGCCGGCAAGCTGGTCGTCGACTGCGTCAACCCGCTCGGCTTCGACAAGAAGGGCGCCTACGCGCTGAAGCCGGAGGAGGGCAGCGCCGCCGAGCAGGCCGCCGCCCTGCTGCCGGACTCGCGCGTCGCCGCCGCCTTCCACCACCTCTCGGCCGTCCTCCTCCAGGACCCGGAGATCGAGGAGATCGACACCGACGTGATGGTGCTGGGCGAGGAGCGGGCCGACGTCGAGATCGTGCAGGCGCTGGCCGGCCGGATCCCCGGCATGCGCGGCGTCTTCGCCGGCCGGCTGCGCAACGCCCACCAGGTGGAGTCGCTGGTCGCCAACCTGATCTCCGTCAACCGCCGCTACAAGGCCCACGCGGGGCTGCGCGTCACGGACGTATGA
- the map gene encoding type I methionyl aminopeptidase, which translates to MSGQSLLVPGELSPLRPVPGNIRRPEYVGKPAPTPYTGPEVQTPETIEAMRRAGRIAAQAMAEAAKLISPGVTTDELDRVAHEYMCDHGAYPSTLGYRGFPKSLCTSVNEVICHGIPDSTVLRDGDIVNLDVTAYIGGVHGDNNATYLVGDVDEESRLLVERTRESLDRAIKAVRPGRQINIIGRVIESYAKRFGYGVVRDFTGHGINSSFHSGLIVPHYDSPHATTVMQPGMTFTIEPMLTLGTHEYDMWDDGWTVLTKDRKRTAQFEHTLVVTDTGAEVLTLP; encoded by the coding sequence ATGTCTGGCCAGTCGCTGCTCGTCCCGGGGGAGCTGTCCCCCCTCCGTCCGGTGCCCGGAAACATCCGCCGCCCCGAGTACGTCGGCAAGCCCGCGCCGACGCCGTACACCGGTCCGGAGGTGCAGACGCCCGAGACGATCGAGGCGATGCGCCGGGCCGGCCGCATCGCCGCTCAGGCGATGGCGGAGGCCGCGAAGCTGATCTCGCCGGGGGTCACCACCGACGAACTGGACAGGGTGGCGCACGAGTACATGTGCGACCACGGCGCCTACCCGTCGACCCTGGGCTACCGGGGGTTCCCGAAGTCGCTGTGCACGAGCGTCAACGAGGTCATCTGCCACGGCATCCCCGACTCGACCGTCCTGCGCGACGGCGACATCGTCAACCTCGACGTGACGGCGTACATCGGCGGGGTGCACGGCGACAACAACGCCACGTACCTGGTCGGGGACGTCGACGAGGAGTCGCGGCTGCTGGTCGAGCGGACCCGGGAGTCCCTCGACCGGGCGATCAAGGCGGTCAGGCCGGGCCGGCAGATCAACATCATCGGGCGGGTCATCGAGTCGTACGCGAAGCGGTTCGGGTACGGCGTGGTGCGGGACTTCACGGGGCACGGGATCAACTCGTCGTTCCACTCCGGGCTGATCGTCCCGCACTACGACAGCCCGCACGCGACGACCGTCATGCAGCCGGGGATGACGTTCACGATCGAGCCGATGCTGACGCTCGGCACACACGAGTACGACATGTGGGACGACGGCTGGACGGTGCTGACCAAGGACCGTAAGCGGACGGCCCAGTTCGAGCACACGCTGGTGGTGACCGACACGGGCGCGGAGGTCCTCACCCTGCCGTAG
- the efeO gene encoding iron uptake system protein EfeO → MRAARLSVVTAVTAVTALTAVTGCTSKSDAKGGDRVINVTATDAKCETSKKEISAGHLELAIENKGSKVTEVYILFPDDRIVSERENIGPGTKQRVTAEVKAGDYRIACKPGMKGTGIRQDLKVTGGSVAKRDPRLDKAVAAYREYAQEQADATLPLVATFVKAVKAGDVEAAKAAYAPSRIGWERTEPVAESFGDIDPKVDVRADGLEAGQTWTGWHRLEKALWQDKKITAAEKTLADQLTTDLTDWQKRVGKAEITPTSMANGAKELLDEVATGKVTGEEERYSHTDLVDFKANVEGAQKSYELLKPVAAENDAALVTELDKQFAALNTLLDKYRPNTTSYAFTSYDKVGAAGRKELSDAVNALAEPLSKLAAAVAK, encoded by the coding sequence ATGCGAGCCGCCAGACTGTCCGTCGTCACCGCCGTCACCGCCGTGACCGCCCTGACCGCCGTCACCGGCTGCACCTCCAAGAGCGATGCGAAGGGCGGCGACCGTGTCATCAACGTGACCGCCACCGACGCCAAGTGCGAGACCTCCAAGAAGGAGATCTCCGCCGGACACCTCGAGCTCGCCATCGAGAACAAGGGCTCCAAGGTCACCGAGGTCTACATCCTCTTCCCGGACGACCGGATCGTCAGCGAGCGGGAGAACATCGGCCCCGGCACCAAGCAGCGGGTCACCGCCGAGGTGAAGGCCGGGGACTACCGGATCGCCTGCAAGCCCGGCATGAAGGGCACCGGCATCCGCCAGGACCTCAAGGTCACCGGCGGCTCGGTCGCCAAGCGTGACCCCCGACTGGACAAGGCCGTCGCCGCCTACCGCGAGTACGCGCAGGAGCAGGCCGACGCCACGCTGCCGCTCGTCGCGACCTTCGTGAAGGCCGTCAAGGCGGGTGACGTCGAGGCGGCCAAGGCGGCCTACGCGCCCTCCCGCATCGGCTGGGAGCGCACCGAGCCGGTCGCCGAGTCCTTCGGTGACATCGACCCGAAGGTGGACGTCCGCGCCGACGGCCTGGAGGCCGGGCAGACCTGGACCGGCTGGCACCGGCTGGAGAAGGCCCTCTGGCAGGACAAGAAGATCACCGCCGCGGAGAAGACCCTCGCCGACCAGCTCACCACCGACCTGACCGACTGGCAGAAGCGGGTCGGCAAGGCCGAGATCACCCCGACCTCGATGGCCAACGGCGCCAAGGAACTCCTCGACGAGGTCGCGACCGGCAAGGTCACCGGCGAGGAGGAGCGCTACTCGCACACCGACCTCGTCGACTTCAAGGCCAACGTCGAGGGCGCCCAGAAGTCGTACGAGCTGCTCAAGCCGGTCGCCGCGGAGAACGACGCGGCCCTGGTCACCGAGCTGGACAAGCAGTTCGCCGCACTGAACACGCTGCTGGACAAGTACCGGCCGAACACGACCTCGTACGCGTTCACCTCGTACGACAAGGTCGGCGCCGCCGGCCGCAAGGAACTGTCCGACGCGGTCAACGCGCTCGCCGAGCCGCTGTCGAAGCTCGCCGCCGCCGTCGCGAAGTAA
- the efeB gene encoding iron uptake transporter deferrochelatase/peroxidase subunit, protein MTETQGSSPSRRSLIGWGGAGLALGAAAAGGAVAMTRAGDDVQPAGADTGAAIGFHGTYQAGIATPVQDRLHFAAFDVTTTDRAELVQLLKDWTEAARRMTAGKAVGEGAFGGLPEAPPDDTGEALGLKPSRLTLTVGFGPSLFKKFDLADRRPDALVDLPTFAGDALDAARSNGDLCVQACADDPQVAVHAIRNLARIGMGKVVIRWSQLGFGKTSSTTPDAQTPRNLMGFKDGTRNIAGTETDRLKKFVWVGEKDGPDWMVGGSYLVARRIRMHIETWDRTSLQEQEDIFGRDKGEGAPVGKAKERDEPFLKAMKPDAHVRLAHPDSNHGSTILRRGYSFTDGTDGLGRLEAGLFFLAYQRDVREGFIRVQRNLATDALNEYIQHVGSAVFAVPPGVRDKDDWWGRTLFSKEA, encoded by the coding sequence ATGACCGAGACCCAGGGCAGCAGTCCCTCCCGCCGGTCGCTGATCGGCTGGGGCGGTGCCGGCCTCGCGCTCGGCGCCGCCGCGGCCGGCGGCGCGGTCGCGATGACCCGTGCCGGCGACGACGTCCAGCCGGCAGGCGCCGACACGGGCGCCGCGATCGGCTTCCACGGCACGTACCAGGCGGGCATCGCCACGCCCGTGCAGGACCGGCTGCACTTCGCCGCCTTCGACGTGACGACCACGGACCGGGCCGAGTTGGTGCAGCTGCTGAAGGACTGGACCGAGGCGGCCCGCCGGATGACGGCCGGGAAGGCGGTCGGCGAGGGCGCGTTCGGCGGTCTCCCCGAGGCGCCGCCGGACGACACCGGCGAGGCACTGGGGCTCAAGCCGTCCCGGCTGACCCTGACGGTCGGCTTCGGGCCGTCCCTGTTCAAGAAGTTCGACCTCGCCGACCGGCGGCCCGACGCCCTCGTCGACCTGCCCACGTTCGCCGGGGACGCGCTCGACGCGGCCCGCAGCAACGGCGACCTGTGCGTCCAGGCCTGCGCGGACGATCCGCAGGTCGCCGTACACGCCATCCGCAACCTGGCCCGCATCGGCATGGGCAAGGTCGTCATCCGCTGGTCGCAGCTCGGCTTCGGCAAGACCTCCTCCACGACGCCCGACGCGCAGACCCCGCGCAACCTCATGGGCTTCAAGGACGGCACCCGCAACATCGCGGGCACGGAGACGGACCGGCTGAAGAAGTTCGTGTGGGTCGGCGAGAAGGACGGTCCCGACTGGATGGTCGGCGGCTCCTATCTCGTCGCCCGCCGGATCCGCATGCACATCGAGACCTGGGACCGCACCTCGCTCCAGGAGCAGGAGGACATCTTCGGCCGCGACAAGGGCGAGGGCGCTCCGGTGGGCAAGGCGAAGGAGCGCGACGAGCCCTTCCTGAAGGCGATGAAGCCCGACGCGCACGTACGGCTCGCGCACCCCGACTCCAACCACGGGTCGACGATCCTGCGCCGCGGCTACTCCTTCACCGACGGCACCGACGGTCTGGGGCGGCTCGAGGCGGGCCTGTTCTTCCTCGCCTACCAGCGTGACGTGCGCGAGGGATTCATCCGCGTGCAGCGCAACCTCGCGACCGATGCGCTCAACGAGTACATCCAGCACGTGGGTTCGGCCGTCTTCGCCGTCCCGCCGGGCGTCCGCGACAAGGACGACTGGTGGGGCCGGACGCTGTTCTCCAAGGAGGCGTAG
- a CDS encoding AfsR/SARP family transcriptional regulator, whose protein sequence is MDPVRYRILGTTQALRPDGNPVAVGGARLRALLAVLALRAGRSVPAGLLVEEVWAGEPPADAQGALQALVGRLRRALGADAIDSAEGGYRLAAAPDDVDLHRFERLTADGIRALADGDSAKAAVVLDDALALWQGPALADLPDGAAEAARWEARRLDAVRARHTAAIALGQAERSLPELTALCDAHPLDEPLQALRLRALREAGRTAQALAAYDGVRRMLADRLGTDPGPELRTLHAELLGHADRGDAGMPPRPVPPEAPSGAPAPAAPAPPPPPLGNLRARLTSFVGRENDIAAIRADLETARLVTLLGPGGAGKTRLSQEAAEAVRDASRDGGRYASGDGRRYAARDGAGGAVDGGGRHGTRGGVGDASGDGGRDTARDGFGGAVPDGGRHGTRDRAGSAAPDRVRETAGDGVPDTARDGVWLAELAPVADPDAVPQAVLTAVGARETVLYGAGAEEIRVAAERHDDPLERLIEHCARRRMLIVLDNCEHVVGAAARLVEELLARCPEVTVLATSREPLGVPGEVLRPLDPLPEPVALRLLADRGAAARPGFRTDADGETAAACAEICRRLDGLPLAIELAAARLRMLTPRQIADRLDDRFRLLTSGSRTVLPRQQTLRAVVDWSWDLLDEDERDVLARLSVFARGCDLDAVEAVCGPAAPDSRAGRDPLAPLDLLASLVDKSLVVAAPDHRGDMRYRLLETVAEYAGERLDESGRRAAAERAHLTYYRELARTTEPLLRGPGQRDAIDRFQLEYENLRTALGRAVAARDEQEALCLALSLVWYWQMRDLRIEARGWCLEVMALGPDPFAEPLRPAAPVWKSCIDAPPPMAGEILAEARRGVHLAHLACMDTEMEAWQTATSQNKLRRIAETYEPGQPQTCRAPGLLWFFAVMMTGAPDRIRAIIDASVDTCRRTPGYEWELASCLQMRANILANRADWAGSAFRDAAEALEIFRRLGDAWGTAEALSARAEAHERLGAYREAAADYEGAIEQAERLGARSQSAVLAARLGSALLEGGEEERGERVLREVISGEERAVNEAMHIARLFLAGWLGATGRHAESREQLRLLREEFTFGHFAVFDCFILGAEAWLDAVDGRYTQSLTGIRSALERATDPLAMAMAPQMRSFYLFIAATSLSRVDGSVRAADAARCLGAAETLLPQCHVPQRVEREARDLATVWTRAALGDKEFERAYAEGGGLSYEEATALV, encoded by the coding sequence ATGGACCCCGTGCGCTACCGCATCCTCGGCACCACCCAGGCACTCCGTCCGGACGGCAACCCCGTCGCCGTCGGCGGAGCACGGCTGCGTGCCCTGCTGGCCGTGCTGGCGCTGCGGGCCGGCCGGAGCGTTCCCGCGGGGCTGCTGGTGGAGGAGGTGTGGGCGGGGGAACCGCCCGCCGACGCTCAGGGCGCGCTCCAGGCACTGGTCGGACGGCTGCGCCGGGCCCTCGGGGCCGACGCGATCGACTCCGCCGAGGGCGGCTACCGGCTGGCCGCGGCCCCGGACGACGTCGACCTGCACCGCTTCGAGCGGCTGACCGCCGACGGCATCCGCGCGCTCGCCGACGGCGACTCCGCCAAGGCGGCCGTCGTCCTCGACGACGCCCTCGCCCTGTGGCAGGGCCCGGCCCTCGCCGACCTGCCCGACGGGGCCGCCGAGGCGGCCCGCTGGGAGGCACGCCGCCTCGACGCGGTGCGCGCCCGGCACACCGCGGCGATCGCCCTGGGCCAGGCCGAGCGGTCGCTGCCCGAACTCACCGCGCTGTGCGACGCCCACCCGCTGGACGAGCCCCTCCAGGCCCTGCGGCTGCGCGCCCTGCGGGAAGCGGGCCGCACCGCTCAGGCGCTGGCCGCCTACGACGGGGTGCGCCGGATGCTGGCGGACCGCCTGGGCACCGACCCCGGGCCCGAACTGCGGACCCTGCACGCGGAGCTGCTCGGCCACGCCGACCGGGGTGACGCCGGGATGCCGCCCCGTCCCGTCCCGCCCGAGGCCCCGAGCGGGGCGCCCGCACCGGCTGCTCCCGCTCCGCCGCCCCCGCCCCTCGGCAACCTCCGGGCCCGCCTGACCTCCTTCGTCGGCCGGGAGAACGACATCGCGGCCATCCGGGCGGACCTCGAGACCGCCCGGCTCGTCACCCTGCTCGGGCCCGGCGGGGCGGGCAAGACCCGCCTCTCCCAGGAGGCGGCCGAGGCGGTCCGGGACGCGTCACGCGACGGCGGTCGGTACGCGTCCGGCGACGGCCGCCGGTACGCGGCGCGCGACGGTGCCGGGGGTGCCGTGGACGGCGGCGGCCGGCACGGGACACGCGGCGGTGTCGGGGACGCGTCCGGCGACGGCGGTCGGGACACGGCGCGCGACGGTTTCGGCGGCGCCGTGCCCGACGGCGGCCGGCACGGGACACGCGACCGTGCGGGGAGCGCCGCGCCGGACCGCGTCAGGGAGACGGCCGGCGACGGTGTCCCGGACACCGCGCGCGACGGCGTCTGGCTGGCCGAGCTGGCGCCCGTCGCCGACCCGGACGCCGTGCCGCAGGCCGTCCTCACCGCCGTGGGAGCCCGGGAGACCGTGCTGTACGGTGCCGGCGCCGAGGAGATACGGGTCGCGGCCGAGCGTCACGACGACCCCCTGGAGCGTTTGATCGAGCACTGCGCCCGACGCCGCATGCTGATCGTCCTCGACAACTGCGAGCACGTGGTCGGGGCAGCCGCCCGACTCGTCGAGGAGCTGCTCGCGCGGTGCCCGGAGGTGACCGTGCTCGCCACCAGCCGTGAGCCGCTCGGCGTGCCCGGGGAGGTGCTGCGCCCGCTGGATCCGCTGCCGGAGCCCGTCGCGCTGCGGCTGCTCGCCGACCGGGGCGCGGCAGCCCGCCCCGGCTTCCGGACCGACGCCGACGGCGAGACGGCGGCGGCCTGCGCGGAGATCTGCCGTCGTCTCGACGGCCTGCCCCTCGCCATCGAGCTGGCCGCCGCCCGGCTACGGATGCTGACCCCTCGCCAGATCGCCGACCGGCTCGACGACCGGTTCCGGCTCCTGACCTCGGGCAGCCGCACGGTCCTGCCCCGCCAGCAGACCCTGCGGGCCGTCGTGGACTGGTCCTGGGACCTGCTCGACGAGGACGAACGCGACGTCCTGGCCCGGCTGTCGGTCTTCGCCCGCGGCTGCGACCTCGACGCCGTCGAAGCGGTGTGCGGCCCGGCCGCCCCCGACTCCCGAGCGGGCCGCGACCCCCTCGCGCCGCTCGACCTGCTCGCCTCGCTCGTCGACAAGTCGCTCGTCGTCGCCGCCCCGGACCACCGTGGCGACATGCGCTACCGGCTGCTGGAGACCGTCGCCGAGTACGCGGGCGAGCGGCTGGACGAGTCCGGGAGGCGGGCGGCGGCCGAGCGTGCGCATCTGACGTACTACCGCGAACTCGCCCGCACCACCGAGCCGTTGCTGCGCGGCCCCGGCCAGCGGGACGCCATCGACCGCTTCCAGCTGGAGTACGAGAACCTGCGCACCGCGCTGGGCCGCGCCGTCGCGGCACGTGACGAGCAGGAGGCGCTCTGCCTGGCCCTGTCCCTCGTCTGGTACTGGCAGATGCGCGACCTGCGGATCGAGGCTCGCGGCTGGTGCCTCGAGGTGATGGCGCTGGGCCCCGACCCGTTCGCCGAACCCCTGCGCCCGGCCGCCCCGGTGTGGAAATCGTGCATCGACGCCCCGCCACCGATGGCGGGCGAGATCCTCGCGGAGGCCCGGCGCGGCGTCCACCTGGCCCATCTGGCCTGCATGGACACCGAGATGGAGGCCTGGCAGACCGCGACATCGCAGAACAAGCTCCGCCGGATCGCCGAAACCTACGAGCCCGGCCAGCCGCAGACCTGCCGCGCGCCCGGCCTGCTCTGGTTCTTCGCCGTGATGATGACGGGTGCCCCCGACCGTATCCGCGCCATCATCGACGCCAGCGTCGACACCTGCCGCAGGACCCCGGGCTACGAGTGGGAGCTCGCCTCCTGCCTTCAGATGCGCGCCAACATCCTCGCCAACCGGGCCGACTGGGCCGGGAGCGCGTTCCGCGACGCGGCGGAGGCCCTGGAGATCTTCCGGCGCCTGGGCGACGCGTGGGGCACGGCCGAGGCCCTCTCCGCCCGCGCCGAGGCCCATGAACGCCTGGGCGCCTACCGCGAGGCCGCCGCCGACTACGAGGGCGCCATCGAGCAGGCCGAACGGCTCGGCGCCCGCTCCCAGTCGGCGGTCCTCGCCGCCCGGCTGGGCAGCGCGCTGCTGGAGGGAGGCGAGGAGGAGCGGGGCGAGCGCGTGCTGCGCGAGGTGATCAGCGGCGAGGAACGCGCGGTCAACGAGGCCATGCACATCGCCCGGCTCTTCCTCGCCGGCTGGCTGGGCGCCACCGGACGTCACGCCGAGTCCCGCGAGCAACTGCGTCTGCTGCGCGAGGAGTTCACGTTCGGTCACTTCGCGGTCTTCGACTGCTTCATCCTCGGGGCGGAAGCATGGCTGGACGCGGTCGACGGCCGGTACACGCAGTCCCTGACGGGCATCCGGTCCGCCCTGGAACGGGCCACGGACCCACTGGCCATGGCCATGGCCCCGCAGATGCGCTCCTTCTATCTCTTCATCGCGGCGACGTCCCTGTCCCGTGTGGACGGCAGTGTCCGCGCAGCCGACGCCGCCCGCTGCCTGGGCGCCGCCGAGACCCTGCTGCCGCAGTGCCATGTGCCCCAGCGGGTGGAACGCGAGGCCCGCGACCTGGCCACGGTCTGGACGCGCGCCGCGCTCGGCGACAAGGAGTTCGAGCGCGCGTACGCCGAGGGCGGTGGCCTCTCCTACGAAGAGGCCACCGCCCTGGTATGA